In Spirochaeta thermophila DSM 6578, the following proteins share a genomic window:
- a CDS encoding UDP-N-acetylmuramoyl-L-alanyl-D-glutamate--2,6-diaminopimelate ligase, protein MSLVLSSLLDAIKPEEVRGEGDPPVRLLAYDSRDVESGALFFALPGLHTDGHRFVQDALERGAVAVVHERELPSYREGVVYLRVKNARRALSAASAVFYGHPSQDLEVIGVTGTDGKSSTTYFIYQLLRASGVKVGCISTALFSTGGEPEPNPLRQSTPEAPFVHGALARMREAGCTHAVVEATSHGLSPRTARLEDVRFTVGVLTNITHEHMEFHGSFEQYREDKGRLFRGLPEEGKAVLNLDDPSSGFLAERTRAGVWGYGLGAREGARLWAEVREESLAGSRCLVHGRETLEVWVPFPGRFNVENVLAAVLGAAAAAGKEPEGFLSHVPHLEGVPGRMERVEAGQPFLVLVDYAHTPGAFEKLLPFVRRFVEGRLIVVFGSAGERDRTKRPMQGRVASRWAEVVVLTDEDPRGEDRMAILREIAAGCEGLMEGESLFMVPDRREAIGLAVGMAREGDAVLCLGKGHERSIVTAEGPVAWDEVGAVREALAARGWREEQGL, encoded by the coding sequence ATGAGTCTGGTTCTATCATCTTTGCTGGATGCGATCAAGCCCGAGGAGGTGCGAGGCGAGGGGGATCCCCCGGTGCGTCTCCTCGCCTACGATTCGCGGGACGTGGAATCAGGGGCGCTCTTCTTCGCCCTTCCGGGGCTTCACACCGACGGACATCGGTTCGTTCAGGATGCGCTCGAACGGGGTGCGGTCGCGGTGGTACACGAGCGGGAGCTTCCGTCCTACCGGGAAGGGGTGGTGTACCTGAGGGTGAAGAACGCCCGCAGGGCGCTCTCCGCCGCCTCCGCGGTGTTCTACGGGCATCCTTCCCAGGATCTCGAGGTGATAGGGGTGACGGGTACGGACGGGAAGAGCAGTACCACCTACTTCATCTACCAGCTTCTCCGGGCTTCGGGAGTGAAGGTGGGGTGCATCTCCACGGCCCTCTTCTCCACCGGGGGGGAGCCTGAGCCGAATCCGCTTCGCCAGTCCACGCCCGAGGCCCCCTTCGTGCATGGGGCGCTGGCCCGTATGAGGGAGGCGGGGTGCACCCACGCGGTGGTGGAGGCGACATCCCACGGGCTCTCTCCGCGCACCGCACGGCTGGAAGACGTGCGCTTCACGGTGGGGGTGCTCACCAACATCACCCACGAGCACATGGAGTTCCACGGGTCGTTCGAGCAGTACCGCGAGGACAAGGGCAGGCTCTTCAGGGGGCTCCCCGAGGAGGGGAAGGCGGTGCTCAACCTGGACGATCCTTCCTCAGGGTTCCTCGCCGAGAGGACGAGGGCCGGGGTGTGGGGGTACGGGCTTGGTGCGCGGGAGGGGGCGAGGCTCTGGGCCGAGGTGCGGGAGGAGTCGCTCGCAGGGTCGCGGTGTCTCGTGCACGGGAGGGAGACCCTCGAGGTGTGGGTGCCGTTCCCGGGCCGCTTCAATGTGGAGAACGTGCTCGCGGCGGTGCTGGGGGCCGCGGCGGCGGCGGGGAAGGAGCCGGAGGGGTTCCTGTCCCACGTGCCACACCTGGAGGGTGTGCCGGGCCGGATGGAGCGGGTGGAGGCAGGTCAGCCGTTCCTCGTGCTGGTGGATTATGCCCACACGCCGGGGGCGTTCGAGAAGCTGCTGCCGTTCGTGCGCCGGTTCGTGGAGGGACGCCTGATCGTGGTCTTCGGGTCGGCGGGCGAGCGGGACAGGACGAAGCGGCCGATGCAGGGGCGGGTGGCCTCGCGCTGGGCGGAGGTGGTGGTGCTCACGGATGAGGATCCCCGGGGCGAGGACAGGATGGCGATCCTGCGGGAGATCGCCGCGGGGTGCGAGGGGCTGATGGAGGGCGAGAGCCTGTTCATGGTGCCGGACCGCAGAGAGGCGATCGGTCTGGCGGTGGGGATGGCACGCGAGGGGGATGCGGTGCTGTGTCTGGGGAAGGGGCACGAGCGGAGTATCGTCACGGCGGAGGGTCCGGTGGCGTGGGATGAGGTGGGGGCGGTACGGGAGGCACTGGCGGCGCGGGGGTGGCGGGAGGAGCAGGGCTTGTGA
- a CDS encoding D-alanine--D-alanine ligase family protein: MERMRIALLYGGRSGEHEVSCRSAAAIYEHLDRERFEVLPVGITHEGRWYLQREVRVKDGALEVTEDEGAVVWAVPGAGLWCGGEDLRVDCVFPIVHGTFGEDGTLQGLLEQAGVAYVGAGVLGSALGMDKDRAKAVWLQAGLPILPFMVVRRESLPPWNELAIQLRRRMEFPVFVKPARGGSSVGISKVHDERGLKKACELAFTYDSKIVIEQGIEAREIECGVWGNEDVRSFPPGEIIHTHEFYDYEAKYEDTEGLQLKIPAELTPEQQEYVRNVAEKAYRALECEGFARVDFLLDTETEVFYLNEINTLPGFTPVSMFPLMAQAAGISFPDLLTRLIELGLDRSRRRAALSYRYEALR; encoded by the coding sequence ATGGAACGGATGAGGATCGCCTTGCTCTACGGTGGACGCTCAGGGGAACACGAGGTCTCGTGCAGGTCGGCGGCCGCGATCTACGAGCACCTCGATCGCGAGAGGTTCGAGGTCCTGCCGGTAGGGATCACCCACGAGGGACGGTGGTACCTGCAGCGCGAGGTGCGGGTGAAGGACGGGGCGCTGGAGGTGACAGAGGACGAGGGGGCGGTGGTGTGGGCGGTGCCGGGCGCGGGGCTCTGGTGCGGGGGGGAAGACCTGAGGGTGGACTGCGTCTTCCCCATCGTGCACGGCACCTTCGGAGAGGACGGCACGCTCCAGGGACTGCTGGAGCAGGCCGGGGTGGCGTACGTGGGGGCGGGGGTGCTCGGGAGCGCGTTGGGGATGGACAAGGACAGGGCCAAGGCGGTGTGGCTGCAGGCGGGGCTCCCCATCCTTCCCTTCATGGTGGTACGCCGGGAGTCACTCCCTCCCTGGAACGAGCTTGCGATTCAGCTCAGACGGAGAATGGAGTTTCCCGTCTTTGTGAAGCCCGCCCGGGGCGGTTCCTCTGTGGGCATCTCAAAGGTCCACGACGAGCGGGGGCTCAAGAAGGCCTGTGAACTCGCCTTCACGTACGACTCGAAGATCGTCATCGAGCAGGGGATCGAGGCCCGGGAGATCGAATGCGGGGTGTGGGGAAACGAGGACGTACGGAGCTTCCCTCCCGGCGAGATCATCCACACGCACGAATTCTACGATTACGAGGCCAAGTACGAGGACACCGAAGGTCTTCAGCTCAAGATCCCTGCAGAGCTCACCCCTGAACAGCAGGAGTACGTACGGAACGTGGCGGAGAAGGCCTACAGGGCCCTCGAGTGTGAGGGATTCGCGCGAGTCGATTTTCTCCTCGACACCGAGACCGAGGTCTTCTACCTCAACGAGATCAACACCCTTCCGGGATTCACGCCGGTGAGCATGTTCCCCCTCATGGCCCAGGCAGCGGGCATCTCGTTTCCCGACCTCCTCACCAGGCTCATCGAACTGGGGCTCGATCGCAGCAGGAGGAGAGCCGCCCTCTCATACCGCTACGAGGCCCTCCGCTGA
- a CDS encoding nitroreductase family protein, producing MELLPEIAERVSVRSFTDRVPPEDVVRRILEAGRLAPSAKNRQAWRFVVIRKEDVRRKIEEAAFHQEYVGQAPVIIAGCTTNVEYRMPNGQLSYPIDISIAMTQMMLQAVHEGLGTCFVSSYDEERVKYVLSVPYSMRVVLLLLLGYPAEEPLRPERYPLERIVGFDHW from the coding sequence GTGGAACTTCTGCCCGAGATCGCGGAACGTGTGAGCGTCCGATCCTTCACCGACAGAGTGCCGCCCGAAGATGTGGTCCGCAGGATCCTCGAGGCGGGGCGCCTCGCTCCCTCGGCCAAGAACAGGCAGGCGTGGCGGTTCGTGGTGATACGAAAGGAGGATGTGCGGAGGAAAATCGAGGAGGCAGCCTTCCATCAGGAGTACGTAGGACAGGCGCCGGTGATCATTGCAGGGTGTACCACCAACGTGGAATACCGCATGCCCAACGGCCAGCTCTCCTATCCCATCGACATCAGTATCGCCATGACCCAGATGATGCTCCAGGCCGTGCACGAGGGCCTCGGTACCTGCTTTGTCTCGAGCTACGACGAAGAGCGGGTGAAGTACGTGCTCTCGGTTCCCTACTCCATGCGCGTGGTGCTCCTCCTCCTCCTGGGGTATCCGGCGGAAGAGCCGCTGAGGCCTGAGCGCTATCCCCTCGAGCGCATCGTGGGTTTCGACCACTGGTGA
- the dinB gene encoding DNA polymerase IV yields MRPVYFHVDLDAFYASVEKVEHPELKDKPVIVGGLPPRRGVVSACSYEARRYGIRSGMPIQEAMRRCPHGIFLPVRMRLYQEYSRRVMEILHRFTPEVRQISVDEASLDMSGTERLFGPPEEAARTIQRTIREEVGVTASIGIASNRYVAKLASERNKPAGLFLVPRGEEEPFIRSLDLADLWGVGEKTLALLKQKGITTTSRLQALTREQLQALFGKAQGAFLHTIAHGHDPGIYHDDPKTRSASHEETFDQDITTMDQAETHLLALSHKVMERLLLHEETGKTVFIKIRYSNFTTTTAQITLPTPIQCAEDLYETARTLLTSRWDGKTPIRLLGVGVSGLAPETELLPPQLFPDPSRKKKTLEEALLALEKKKGRKLLTKARLLPHPHRDPPAP; encoded by the coding sequence GTGAGACCCGTGTACTTCCACGTGGACCTCGACGCCTTCTACGCCTCGGTCGAGAAAGTCGAGCACCCCGAGCTCAAAGACAAACCGGTCATCGTAGGCGGACTCCCCCCTAGGAGAGGCGTGGTCTCGGCCTGCTCCTACGAGGCGAGACGTTACGGCATACGCTCCGGCATGCCCATACAGGAGGCCATGCGGCGCTGCCCCCACGGCATCTTCCTCCCCGTCCGCATGCGCCTCTACCAGGAATACTCCAGGCGTGTCATGGAGATCCTCCATCGCTTCACCCCCGAGGTGAGACAGATCTCGGTGGACGAGGCCTCCCTCGACATGAGCGGAACCGAACGCCTCTTCGGCCCTCCGGAGGAGGCGGCCCGGACCATCCAGCGCACCATCCGGGAGGAGGTGGGGGTCACCGCTTCCATCGGCATCGCCTCCAACCGGTACGTGGCGAAGCTCGCCTCGGAAAGGAACAAACCGGCGGGACTCTTCCTGGTGCCTCGAGGAGAAGAGGAACCCTTCATCCGAAGCCTCGACCTCGCCGATCTGTGGGGTGTGGGAGAGAAGACCCTCGCGCTCCTCAAGCAGAAAGGCATCACCACCACCTCCAGGCTCCAGGCACTCACCCGTGAACAGCTCCAGGCCCTCTTCGGCAAGGCTCAGGGCGCATTCCTCCATACCATCGCCCACGGCCACGACCCAGGCATCTACCATGACGACCCCAAGACCCGCTCGGCGAGCCACGAAGAGACCTTCGACCAGGACATCACCACCATGGACCAAGCCGAGACCCACCTGCTCGCACTTTCCCACAAGGTGATGGAACGCCTCCTCCTCCACGAAGAGACCGGGAAGACTGTATTCATCAAGATCCGCTACTCCAACTTCACCACCACCACCGCACAGATCACCCTCCCCACCCCCATCCAGTGCGCCGAGGACCTCTACGAGACCGCCCGGACCCTCCTCACCTCACGATGGGACGGCAAGACTCCCATCAGGCTCCTCGGCGTGGGGGTGTCGGGCCTCGCCCCCGAGACGGAACTCCTCCCCCCCCAGCTCTTCCCCGATCCCTCCCGGAAGAAAAAGACACTGGAAGAGGCGCTCCTCGCCCTCGAGAAGAAGAAAGGGAGGAAACTCCTTACCAAGGCGCGACTCCTTCCCCATCCTCACCGGGATCCCCCCGCACCTTGA
- a CDS encoding AEC family transporter: protein MRVPFLPLMYSVLQLFVLMGLGFLLRKRGGFSSSFFQDLSTLLVRIFLPLYFFARFSRTSLSQLATAWMFPLAAVVIALTGLLAATLLGTLIPRLDREERKAYLALASFGNSGYLPITNIELLALSVPLVAERFGTDLPGIYVGAYLVGSSTLLWTAGYALITGTATRSPLALLTPTVRGILAGLSIPVLSLQEAFFHPSLPFASIVSTLDTIGSTTLPLVLLCLGAMLADISVSREERKAYLGAALSIVGVRLLILPALFYLAYFLFLRDTLTPPQLWVLFLETHTPPATNLSIMAQSADTHKEIAGISLFTSYLAYLILFPVSLVLFLSLLYP from the coding sequence ATGCGTGTACCCTTCCTCCCCCTCATGTACTCGGTGCTTCAACTCTTCGTGCTCATGGGACTGGGCTTCCTCCTCAGAAAGAGAGGAGGATTCTCCTCATCGTTCTTCCAGGACCTCAGCACCCTCCTCGTGCGCATCTTCCTCCCCCTCTACTTCTTCGCCCGATTCTCCCGCACCTCCCTTTCACAACTTGCCACCGCCTGGATGTTTCCCCTCGCTGCGGTAGTGATCGCCCTCACAGGCCTCCTCGCAGCCACACTCCTGGGGACCCTGATCCCCCGACTCGACCGGGAGGAACGCAAAGCCTACCTCGCCCTCGCCTCGTTCGGCAACTCGGGGTATCTCCCCATCACCAACATCGAACTCCTCGCCCTCTCGGTGCCCCTCGTGGCCGAACGCTTCGGTACCGACCTCCCCGGGATCTACGTGGGCGCCTACCTCGTGGGCTCGAGCACCCTCCTGTGGACCGCGGGCTACGCCCTCATCACCGGGACCGCCACCCGATCCCCCCTCGCCCTCCTCACTCCCACCGTGCGGGGGATCCTCGCGGGACTCTCCATCCCCGTCCTCAGCCTCCAGGAGGCCTTCTTCCACCCCTCCCTCCCCTTCGCGAGCATCGTCTCCACCCTCGACACCATAGGCTCCACCACCCTCCCCCTCGTCCTCCTCTGCCTCGGTGCCATGCTCGCCGACATCTCCGTGTCACGGGAGGAACGAAAGGCCTATCTGGGAGCCGCCCTCAGCATCGTGGGCGTCCGCCTCCTCATCCTCCCGGCCCTCTTCTACCTCGCCTACTTCCTCTTCCTCAGGGACACCCTCACCCCTCCCCAGCTGTGGGTCCTCTTCCTCGAGACCCACACCCCGCCCGCCACCAACCTCTCGATCATGGCCCAGAGCGCCGACACCCACAAAGAGATAGCCGGCATCTCCCTCTTCACCTCCTATCTCGCCTACCTCATCCTCTTCCCCGTCTCCCTCGTCCTCTTTCTCTCGCTCCTCTACCCATGA
- a CDS encoding PAS domain S-box protein, whose protein sequence is MAKTFPPVLLVEDEVLIALDLVRTLAERGLEVIHTTSSEEALRVLDTTPDVGLVLMDIGLGEGENGIGLARRIRTTSSLPIIFFSNYSDPETLAQVEAIEGSIFLPKLVTRETLLTNVIRLLKDRCTDHAAKTDDRIRLLIDALDQPAALCGLTREREVLSWRLLHGNSLFNAWMHQASPLLLERTRLPAGRIVEALARGIPLEIPIQQTSEHGGRALLIPWTKDLFLIVLRESALLETLTENEEKYRLLIENQTDLVVRVDTEGRFLYVSPSYCRMFGKSEEELLGKTFIPLVHPEDREPTLKAMEALYRPPYTAYMEQRAMTVYGERWLAWNDTAVLDEEGNVVGIIGVGRDIHEKKLAEIALKEATEQLKKAVEERELLLKELLHRVRNTLSLILSFIHLEKSSWDDPRLLSRISSLEARVKSLSELYALLHSLGGIKEVDLSAYLSRLAQTLLIAYAPGDRISLDMDLAPLSCSAKDATSLGLIVTEIITNSCKHAFEDRGTISLMLRREGDDLVMELGDDGRGLPETRDSGGSGGLGLQIIPLLVQQLGGTLTVESGKGTRYTIRIPARRP, encoded by the coding sequence GTGGCCAAGACCTTTCCCCCCGTCCTTCTCGTGGAGGACGAAGTACTCATCGCCCTCGACCTCGTACGGACCCTCGCCGAGAGGGGACTGGAGGTCATCCACACCACTTCCTCGGAAGAGGCCCTCAGGGTCCTCGATACCACACCCGACGTGGGCCTCGTCCTCATGGACATCGGACTCGGTGAAGGGGAAAACGGTATCGGACTCGCGCGGCGGATCAGGACGACATCGTCTCTTCCCATCATCTTCTTCTCGAACTACTCGGACCCCGAGACCCTCGCCCAGGTGGAGGCAATAGAAGGAAGCATCTTCCTTCCCAAACTCGTCACCAGGGAAACCCTCCTCACCAACGTGATCCGTCTCCTCAAGGACAGGTGTACGGATCACGCCGCCAAAACCGACGACCGCATACGTCTCCTCATCGACGCACTCGACCAGCCCGCCGCCCTCTGCGGGCTCACCCGGGAGAGAGAGGTCCTCTCCTGGAGACTCCTCCATGGAAACAGCCTCTTCAACGCATGGATGCACCAGGCCTCTCCCCTCCTCCTGGAGAGGACGAGACTCCCGGCCGGGAGGATCGTGGAAGCCCTCGCTCGGGGAATCCCCCTCGAGATCCCCATCCAGCAGACCTCGGAGCACGGAGGAAGGGCCCTCCTCATCCCATGGACGAAGGACCTCTTCCTCATCGTGCTGAGGGAATCCGCTCTCCTCGAGACCCTCACGGAAAACGAGGAGAAGTACCGCCTCCTGATCGAAAACCAGACCGACCTCGTGGTCAGGGTCGACACCGAAGGCCGGTTCCTCTACGTCAGCCCTTCCTACTGTCGCATGTTCGGCAAGAGTGAAGAGGAACTTCTGGGTAAGACATTCATTCCTCTCGTCCATCCAGAGGACCGGGAACCCACGCTCAAGGCAATGGAGGCCCTCTACCGGCCGCCCTACACCGCGTACATGGAACAACGCGCCATGACTGTCTACGGTGAGCGGTGGCTCGCCTGGAACGACACCGCCGTACTCGACGAAGAGGGGAATGTGGTGGGCATCATCGGCGTGGGACGGGATATCCACGAGAAGAAACTCGCCGAGATCGCCCTCAAGGAGGCCACGGAACAGCTCAAGAAGGCTGTGGAAGAGAGGGAACTCCTCCTCAAGGAACTCCTCCACCGAGTCCGAAACACCCTCTCGCTCATCCTCAGCTTCATCCACCTCGAGAAATCCTCATGGGACGATCCACGTCTCCTCTCCCGCATCTCCTCGCTCGAGGCCAGGGTGAAGTCCCTCTCGGAACTCTACGCCCTGCTCCACAGCCTCGGAGGCATCAAGGAAGTCGACCTCTCCGCCTATCTCTCCCGCCTCGCCCAGACACTGCTGATCGCCTATGCGCCGGGGGACAGGATCTCCCTCGACATGGACCTCGCGCCCCTCTCCTGCAGTGCCAAGGACGCCACCTCCCTCGGGCTCATCGTCACGGAGATCATCACCAATTCCTGCAAGCACGCCTTCGAGGATCGTGGAACCATCTCCCTCATGCTGCGCCGGGAAGGAGACGACCTCGTCATGGAACTGGGAGATGACGGACGAGGTTTGCCCGAAACACGCGACTCCGGAGGCTCAGGAGGCCTTGGCCTCCAGATCATCCCCTTACTCGTCCAACAGCTTGGCGGCACCCTCACAGTGGAGTCCGGGAAAGGCACCCGCTACACCATCCGCATCCCCGCCCGTCGGCCGTGA
- a CDS encoding LL-diaminopimelate aminotransferase, which produces MARMNEHFLKLTSSYLFSEIAKRVNTYKETHPEADIIKMGIGDVTLPLPEACIKAFHEAVDEMARAETFKGYGPEQGYPFLREAIAEGDYRSRGVEIDAEEIFISDGAKSDTANFQDLFSSDAKIAIQDPVYPVYIDTNVMAGRTGVFRNGRYEGVVYLPCVPENDFLPDPPKEKVDVVYLCYPNNPTGAVAPRDYLALWVEYARRHDAIILFDGAYEAFIRDPEIPRSIYEIPGAREVAVEFRSFSKTAGFTGTRCAYTVVPKECRVKDGEGRFHSLHDLWFRRQSTKFNGVSYPVQRAAAAVYTPEGQAQVHANIAYYMENARIFREALLGLGYACTGGENSPYIWVETGTDSWEFFQILLERAQVVCTPGAGFGKSGEGFVRFSAFNFREHVEEAARRISTVFSGATP; this is translated from the coding sequence ATGGCGAGGATGAACGAGCATTTCCTCAAACTCACCTCATCATACCTCTTCTCCGAGATCGCGAAGCGGGTGAACACCTATAAGGAGACACATCCAGAGGCGGACATCATCAAGATGGGAATAGGCGACGTCACCCTCCCCCTGCCGGAGGCGTGTATAAAGGCCTTTCACGAGGCCGTAGACGAGATGGCCCGGGCCGAGACATTCAAGGGCTACGGACCTGAACAGGGCTACCCCTTCCTCCGGGAGGCCATCGCAGAGGGAGACTACCGGAGCAGAGGCGTGGAGATAGACGCCGAGGAGATCTTCATCTCCGACGGGGCCAAGTCGGATACCGCCAACTTCCAGGATCTCTTCTCCTCCGACGCGAAGATCGCCATCCAGGACCCGGTCTACCCGGTCTACATCGACACCAATGTGATGGCAGGCCGCACGGGCGTATTCCGCAACGGGAGATACGAAGGGGTGGTGTACCTCCCCTGTGTCCCCGAGAACGACTTTCTCCCCGACCCGCCCAAGGAGAAGGTGGACGTGGTCTACCTCTGCTACCCCAACAACCCCACCGGAGCGGTGGCACCCCGGGACTACCTGGCGCTGTGGGTGGAGTACGCGCGGAGGCACGACGCGATCATCCTCTTCGACGGGGCCTACGAGGCCTTCATCCGGGATCCAGAGATTCCTCGCTCGATCTACGAGATCCCCGGAGCCCGTGAGGTGGCGGTTGAGTTCCGCAGCTTCTCCAAGACCGCAGGCTTCACCGGCACGCGGTGCGCCTACACCGTGGTCCCCAAAGAGTGCAGGGTGAAGGACGGCGAGGGGAGGTTCCACAGCCTCCACGACCTCTGGTTCAGGAGGCAGAGCACCAAGTTCAACGGTGTCTCCTACCCCGTACAGCGGGCGGCCGCGGCGGTCTACACCCCGGAGGGCCAGGCCCAGGTGCACGCCAACATCGCCTACTACATGGAAAACGCCAGGATCTTCAGAGAGGCCCTCCTCGGTCTCGGCTACGCCTGCACAGGTGGAGAGAACTCGCCCTACATCTGGGTGGAGACCGGCACCGACTCCTGGGAGTTCTTCCAGATACTCCTCGAAAGGGCCCAAGTGGTATGCACACCGGGTGCAGGATTCGGGAAATCGGGAGAGGGCTTCGTGAGGTTCAGCGCCTTCAACTTCAGGGAGCACGTCGAGGAAGCGGCCCGCCGCATCTCCACCGTATTCTCGGGGGCAACACCATGA
- a CDS encoding lysophospholipid acyltransferase family protein, translating into MRSAGFLLFFITELLLLALLYPLVPILSLFSPRLARRYVQMTATLWGTSLFFVAGVPIIVKGKEHLPPHDRICFVANHEGFADIPLILMATGRAPGFIAKKELKMLPVIGFWMTALRCVFIDRKSLRQGKRAIEQGARHIREGHPMVIFPEGTRSRSYTMRPFRHGSFKLAYLSNATIVPITIVGSFHLLEERGYLRKHPVEVHIHPPIELSTLTEEERKELPEKVFHIIQGPLLDRETSLPS; encoded by the coding sequence ATGAGGAGCGCCGGGTTCCTTCTCTTCTTCATCACCGAACTCCTCTTGCTCGCCCTGCTCTATCCCCTCGTCCCCATCCTTTCCCTCTTCTCCCCCCGCCTCGCGCGGCGGTACGTCCAGATGACCGCCACCCTGTGGGGCACCTCACTCTTCTTCGTAGCGGGAGTGCCGATCATCGTGAAGGGGAAGGAACACCTCCCGCCGCACGACCGCATCTGCTTCGTGGCCAACCACGAGGGTTTCGCCGACATCCCCCTCATCCTCATGGCCACCGGCAGGGCGCCCGGCTTCATCGCAAAAAAAGAGCTGAAGATGCTCCCTGTCATCGGTTTCTGGATGACCGCTCTCCGTTGCGTGTTCATCGATCGGAAGAGCCTCAGACAGGGCAAGCGCGCCATCGAGCAGGGGGCCCGTCACATACGAGAAGGCCACCCCATGGTCATCTTCCCCGAAGGCACACGATCCCGCTCCTACACCATGAGGCCCTTCAGACACGGCAGCTTCAAGCTCGCCTACCTCTCGAACGCCACCATCGTGCCCATCACCATCGTGGGGAGCTTCCACCTCCTCGAGGAGAGAGGGTACCTCCGAAAGCATCCTGTGGAGGTGCACATCCATCCTCCTATAGAACTCTCCACCCTCACCGAAGAAGAGCGAAAGGAACTTCCCGAGAAGGTCTTTCACATCATTCAAGGACCGCTTCTCGATCGGGAAACGAGTCTCCCCTCCTGA